In Synechococcus sp. RS9909, one genomic interval encodes:
- the plsX gene encoding phosphate acyltransferase PlsX produces MPPKDPDSAATSSPRSKPRRSRAVRRLVIWYRRNAAVTSLVGTAATSASAAGTAAGQVAGSVGSMAGTVVSSAGTMAGSMLQPLVFDPLRRLQGGSDTDDAVIEDSTRLWVAVDGMGGDHAPGPILEGCLEAIERLPLRIRFVGETDRVLEAAAAMDLSAALEQAIARGHLELVASGPSIGMHDEATTVRRKRTASINVAMDLVKRGEALAVYSAGNSGAVMASAIFRLGRLAGIDRPAIGALFPTKDPGQPVLVLDVGANMDCKPAYLHQFALLGNIYCRDVLQVEQPRIGLLNIGEEECKGNDLALRTHALLRDESRLHFAGNCEGRDVLSGAFDVVVCDGFTGNVLLKFLESVGSVLLDVLRAELPRGRRGKVGSAFLRSNLKRIKKRLDHAEHGGALLLGVNGICVIGHGSSRALSVLSALRLAHSAASHGVMDDLAALGEPKQAVQA; encoded by the coding sequence TTGCCTCCGAAGGACCCTGACTCCGCCGCGACCTCCTCGCCCCGGAGCAAACCCCGCCGATCCCGCGCCGTGCGACGGCTGGTGATCTGGTATCGACGCAACGCTGCCGTCACCAGCCTGGTGGGCACAGCGGCCACATCCGCCAGTGCCGCAGGAACGGCGGCCGGCCAGGTGGCCGGTTCGGTCGGCTCGATGGCGGGGACGGTGGTGTCCAGCGCCGGGACGATGGCCGGCAGCATGCTGCAACCCCTGGTCTTCGATCCCCTGCGGCGACTGCAGGGTGGCAGCGACACCGACGATGCGGTGATCGAGGACAGCACCCGGCTCTGGGTGGCCGTGGATGGCATGGGCGGTGACCATGCCCCTGGCCCGATCCTGGAGGGCTGTCTGGAGGCGATCGAGCGACTGCCGCTGCGCATTCGCTTCGTGGGAGAAACCGATCGGGTGCTGGAGGCGGCGGCCGCCATGGACCTGAGCGCTGCCCTGGAGCAGGCGATCGCCCGGGGGCATCTGGAGCTGGTGGCCAGCGGCCCTTCGATCGGCATGCACGACGAGGCCACCACCGTGCGCCGCAAGCGGACGGCCAGCATCAATGTGGCCATGGACCTGGTGAAACGCGGCGAGGCGCTGGCGGTGTATTCCGCCGGCAATTCCGGTGCCGTGATGGCGTCAGCGATCTTCCGCCTGGGGCGGCTCGCCGGCATCGATCGACCGGCGATCGGCGCCCTGTTCCCCACCAAGGATCCAGGCCAGCCCGTGCTGGTGCTGGATGTGGGCGCCAACATGGATTGCAAACCCGCCTACCTGCACCAGTTCGCCCTGCTGGGCAACATCTATTGCCGCGATGTGCTGCAGGTGGAGCAGCCCCGCATCGGACTGCTCAACATCGGCGAAGAGGAGTGCAAGGGCAATGATCTCGCCCTGCGCACCCATGCGCTGCTCCGTGACGAGTCACGCCTGCATTTCGCCGGCAACTGTGAAGGCCGCGACGTGCTCTCCGGTGCTTTTGATGTGGTGGTCTGCGACGGCTTCACCGGCAACGTGCTGCTCAAGTTCCTCGAGTCGGTGGGCAGCGTGCTGCTCGATGTGCTCCGCGCCGAGTTGCCACGGGGGCGGCGCGGCAAGGTGGGCTCCGCCTTCCTGCGCAGCAATCTGAAGCGCATCAAGAAGCGCTTGGACCACGCGGAACACGGAGGCGCCCTGCTGCTGGGGGTGAATGGCATCTGCGTGATCGGTCACGGCAGCAGCCGGGCCCTTTCGGTGCTGAGTGCCCTGCGGCTGGCCCACTCGGCCGCCAGCCATGGCGTGATGGACGACCTCGCCGCCCTGGGCGAGCCAAAGCAGGCCGTGCAGGCCTGA
- the pds gene encoding 15-cis-phytoene desaturase, producing the protein MRVAIAGAGLAGLSCAKYLADAGHTPIVLEARDVLGGKVAAWKDEDGDWYETGLHIFFGAYPNMLQLFKELNIEDRLQWKSHSMIFNQPEEPGTYSRFDFPDLPAPVNGVAAILGNNDMLTWPEKIAFGLGLVPAMLRGQGYVEECDQYSWTEWLRIHNIPERVNDEVFIAMSKALNFIDPDEISATVVLTALNRFLQEKNGSQMAFLDGAPPERLCQPIVDHIEALGGKVHRNSPLRQIRLNADGSVAGFQIGGVKGQEPREVQADAYVSALPVDPFKLLLPEPWKQMEVFRKLDGLRGVPVINLHLWFDRKLTDIDHLLFSRSPLLSVYADMSITCKEYEDPDRSMLELVFAPAKDWIGRPDEEIIEATMGELKKLFPMHFGGDEPATLRKYKVVKTPLSVYKTTPGCQQLRPDQTTPIANFFLAGDYTMQRYLASMEGAVLSGKLCAQAVDRQRDHLQSLANVGAPVTA; encoded by the coding sequence ATGCGCGTCGCCATTGCAGGAGCCGGTCTGGCCGGTCTGTCCTGCGCCAAATATCTGGCGGACGCCGGTCATACCCCGATCGTGCTCGAAGCCAGGGATGTGCTGGGCGGCAAGGTGGCGGCCTGGAAAGACGAGGACGGCGACTGGTATGAAACCGGTCTGCACATCTTCTTCGGGGCTTACCCGAACATGCTGCAGCTCTTCAAAGAGTTGAACATCGAAGACCGGCTGCAGTGGAAGAGCCATTCGATGATCTTCAACCAGCCGGAGGAGCCCGGCACCTACAGCCGCTTCGATTTTCCGGATCTCCCCGCACCGGTCAATGGCGTGGCGGCGATTCTGGGCAACAACGACATGCTCACCTGGCCCGAAAAGATCGCGTTCGGACTGGGGCTGGTGCCCGCCATGCTCCGCGGCCAGGGCTACGTGGAGGAGTGCGATCAGTACTCCTGGACCGAGTGGCTACGCATTCACAACATCCCGGAGCGCGTGAATGATGAGGTGTTCATCGCCATGAGCAAGGCACTGAACTTCATCGATCCCGATGAAATTTCAGCCACGGTGGTGCTCACGGCCCTGAACCGTTTTTTGCAGGAGAAGAACGGTTCTCAGATGGCGTTCCTTGACGGGGCACCGCCGGAACGACTGTGCCAGCCGATCGTGGATCACATCGAAGCCCTGGGTGGCAAGGTGCATCGCAACAGCCCCCTGCGGCAGATTCGCCTCAACGCCGATGGCAGCGTGGCTGGTTTCCAGATCGGTGGGGTGAAGGGACAGGAGCCCCGTGAGGTGCAAGCGGATGCCTATGTGAGTGCTCTGCCGGTGGATCCGTTCAAGTTGTTGCTTCCCGAGCCCTGGAAGCAGATGGAGGTGTTCCGCAAGCTGGATGGCCTGCGCGGTGTGCCGGTGATCAATCTGCATCTGTGGTTTGACCGCAAGCTCACCGATATCGATCACCTGCTGTTCAGCCGCTCTCCCCTGCTCAGTGTCTACGCCGACATGAGCATCACCTGCAAGGAATACGAGGATCCCGATCGCTCCATGCTCGAGCTGGTGTTTGCTCCGGCCAAGGATTGGATCGGTCGCCCGGATGAGGAGATCATCGAGGCCACCATGGGCGAACTGAAGAAGCTGTTCCCCATGCACTTCGGTGGCGACGAGCCCGCCACCCTGCGCAAATACAAGGTGGTGAAAACGCCTTTGTCTGTCTACAAAACCACCCCTGGCTGCCAGCAGTTGCGTCCGGATCAGACCACTCCGATTGCCAACTTCTTTCTCGCAGGCGATTACACGATGCAGCGCTATCTGGCTTCGATGGAAGGGGCCGTGCTCAGCGGCAAGCTCTGTGCCCAGGCGGTGGACCGCCAACGCGACCACCTGCAATCATTGGCCAATGTCGGTGCGCCGGTCACGGCTTGA
- a CDS encoding phytoene synthase produces the protein MTLAPPEPSQDRGSQALSGALERAYEACRQETAEWAKTFYLGTLLLPPEKRRAIWAIYVWCRRTDELMDSAEAQARPQAELAERLDRWEENTRAVFAGRVGSDLDAVMVDTLERFPQSIQPYLDMIEGQRMDLTWTRYPTFDDLRLYCYRVAGTVGLMTQGVMGLDPAYTTAPWSHDPNTSDAAVALGIANQLTNILRDVGEDRSRGRIYLPLEDLDRFGYSEADLLAGRLNEAWRDLMMFQLERARFWFARSEAGVRWLSGDARWPVWTSLRLYRGILDAIERLDYDVFNHRAYVSRLGKLLELPRSFVIAQAR, from the coding sequence ATGACCCTCGCGCCGCCCGAACCCTCCCAGGACCGCGGGAGTCAGGCTCTCAGCGGGGCTCTGGAGCGGGCTTATGAAGCCTGTCGACAGGAGACGGCCGAGTGGGCCAAGACCTTCTATCTGGGCACGTTGCTGCTGCCTCCCGAGAAGCGGCGGGCGATCTGGGCGATTTACGTCTGGTGTCGTCGCACCGATGAACTGATGGACAGTGCCGAAGCTCAGGCCCGCCCTCAGGCGGAACTGGCTGAGCGACTCGATCGTTGGGAGGAGAACACCCGCGCGGTGTTTGCCGGGCGGGTTGGCAGTGATCTTGATGCGGTGATGGTCGACACCTTGGAGCGTTTCCCGCAGTCGATTCAGCCCTATCTCGACATGATCGAAGGGCAGCGGATGGATCTCACCTGGACCCGTTATCCCACCTTTGACGATCTGCGTCTCTACTGTTACCGCGTTGCGGGCACGGTGGGCCTGATGACCCAGGGCGTGATGGGCTTGGATCCGGCCTACACCACGGCCCCCTGGAGCCATGATCCCAACACCTCCGATGCTGCTGTGGCCCTCGGTATCGCCAATCAGCTCACCAATATTCTTCGCGACGTGGGTGAAGATCGCTCCCGTGGTCGCATCTATCTTCCCTTGGAAGATCTCGACCGATTCGGTTATTCCGAGGCCGACCTCCTGGCCGGTCGGCTGAATGAGGCCTGGCGCGATCTGATGATGTTCCAGCTCGAGCGTGCGCGCTTCTGGTTTGCCCGTTCCGAAGCGGGTGTGCGTTGGTTGTCAGGCGATGCACGCTGGCCGGTGTGGACCTCTCTGCGTTTATATCGCGGCATTCTTGATGCGATTGAACGGCTCGATTACGACGTGTTCAACCATCGGGCCTATGTGAGTCGTCTTGGTAAATTGCTTGAGCTGCCCCGCTCCTTTGTGATCGCCCAGGCGCGCTAA
- a CDS encoding NAD(P)H-quinone oxidoreductase subunit M has translation MAETLLKCTTRHVRLFTARVENDNLVPADDQLTLDLDPDNEFLWDDAAIATVQQRFRDLVDRQAGQELSDYTLRRIGSELEGCIRDLLQSGALKYNPACRVLNYSMGLPRTPELL, from the coding sequence ATGGCCGAGACCCTGCTGAAGTGCACCACCCGCCACGTCCGGCTGTTCACCGCCCGGGTGGAGAACGACAACCTGGTGCCGGCTGACGACCAGCTCACCCTGGATCTCGACCCCGACAACGAATTTCTCTGGGATGACGCCGCGATTGCCACGGTGCAGCAACGATTCCGTGACCTGGTGGACCGTCAGGCCGGCCAGGAGCTGAGCGATTACACCCTGCGGCGCATCGGCTCCGAACTTGAGGGCTGCATTCGCGACCTGCTGCAGAGTGGCGCCCTGAAGTACAACCCGGCCTGCAGGGTGCTCAACTATTCCATGGGTCTGCCCCGCACCCCAGAACTGCTGTGA
- a CDS encoding beta-ketoacyl-ACP synthase III codes for MAGSAPLSGATGGVALVASGSARGEQTIRNDQLGLRVDTNDEWIRSRTGIRERCICGPQQSLADLSHEAGDAALTMAGWSPESVDLVLLATSTPDDLFGTAPKVQALLGAKQAVAFDLTAACSGFLFALVTAAQFLRAGAMRRVLVIGADQLSRWVDWDDRRTCVLFGDAAGAVALEATTAAEDGLLGFALRSDGLRGDCLNLSQHQERQALVGGTSHQVGGFAPISMNGQEVYKFAVREVPAILHHLLQSTETAADSLDWLLLHQANQRILDAVADRFKLPHAKVLSNLAHYGNTSAATIPLMLDEAVRDGRIQPGHRIASSGFGAGLSWGAALFRWQGPS; via the coding sequence TTGGCTGGATCAGCTCCACTCTCCGGTGCGACCGGTGGCGTGGCCCTGGTGGCCAGCGGCAGCGCCAGGGGTGAGCAGACGATCCGAAACGATCAGCTCGGGCTGCGGGTCGACACCAATGATGAATGGATCCGCAGCCGCACTGGCATCCGTGAGCGCTGCATCTGCGGACCGCAGCAGAGCCTGGCCGACCTGAGCCACGAGGCCGGCGATGCAGCGCTGACCATGGCTGGCTGGTCGCCCGAGAGTGTCGACCTGGTGCTGCTGGCCACCTCCACTCCCGACGACCTGTTCGGCACAGCGCCCAAAGTGCAGGCGCTGCTCGGCGCCAAGCAGGCCGTGGCCTTTGACCTCACGGCCGCCTGCAGCGGTTTTCTGTTCGCGCTGGTCACCGCCGCCCAGTTCCTGCGCGCGGGGGCGATGCGCAGGGTGCTGGTGATCGGGGCGGATCAATTGAGCCGCTGGGTCGACTGGGATGACCGCCGCACCTGCGTGCTCTTCGGTGATGCGGCCGGCGCGGTCGCGCTCGAAGCCACCACAGCCGCCGAGGATGGGTTGCTCGGCTTTGCCTTGCGCAGCGATGGGCTGCGGGGCGACTGTCTCAACCTCTCCCAGCATCAGGAGCGCCAAGCGCTGGTGGGTGGCACCAGCCATCAGGTGGGCGGCTTTGCGCCGATCAGCATGAACGGGCAGGAAGTGTATAAGTTCGCGGTGCGCGAGGTGCCGGCGATTCTTCATCACCTCCTGCAAAGCACGGAAACGGCAGCCGACAGCCTCGACTGGCTGCTGCTGCATCAGGCCAACCAGCGCATCCTCGATGCGGTGGCCGATCGCTTCAAACTTCCCCACGCCAAGGTGCTCAGCAACCTGGCCCACTACGGCAACACCTCCGCCGCCACGATTCCGCTGATGCTCGATGAAGCGGTCCGTGACGGGCGCATCCAACCCGGCCATCGGATCGCCAGCAGTGGCTTTGGCGCAGGACTCAGCTGGGGCGCGGCCCTGTTCCGCTGGCAAGGCCCCTCGTAG
- a CDS encoding Ycf34 family protein translates to MCICVDCRWVDRCQAYHAVERQHGAEHLNPAPDLEPRKPRIHISVRDLEGGRVGVEWDVRACDSFEAEPGRWQRLRPGAKLPP, encoded by the coding sequence ATGTGCATCTGCGTGGATTGCCGCTGGGTCGATCGATGCCAGGCCTATCACGCGGTGGAGCGCCAGCACGGAGCCGAGCACCTCAATCCGGCTCCGGATCTGGAGCCCCGAAAGCCCCGGATTCACATCAGCGTGCGCGATCTGGAGGGCGGGCGTGTGGGGGTGGAGTGGGACGTCCGCGCCTGCGACAGCTTTGAGGCTGAGCCTGGGCGCTGGCAGCGTCTGCGTCCGGGTGCGAAGCTCCCCCCATGA
- a CDS encoding YdcF family protein produces MGRRLLILSAAALLGALSAWPLRPYRQAWFTPQPPQRILVLGGDVDREKAGLQLGRRLALPVVVSGGSNPEYAHWLMDREGLSQSRVRLDYRAKDTLGNFTSLVDDLKREGVQHMLLVTSRDHLPRAMAVGRLVAGSRGIRLTAVPVACAPRCLEESLGKQVGDGLRALAWVLTGRDLKPWARMSWGRWLSGGTGPADPGPEAHDRAGPDRAGR; encoded by the coding sequence ATGGGGCGCCGCCTTCTGATCCTGAGCGCTGCAGCGCTGCTCGGCGCTCTCAGCGCCTGGCCGTTGCGGCCCTATCGCCAGGCCTGGTTCACGCCTCAGCCTCCCCAGCGCATTTTGGTGCTGGGCGGCGATGTGGATCGGGAGAAGGCCGGACTGCAGCTGGGCCGTCGCCTTGCACTGCCCGTGGTGGTGAGCGGCGGTAGCAATCCCGAATACGCCCATTGGCTGATGGATCGCGAGGGCCTGAGCCAGAGCCGGGTGCGCCTGGATTACCGGGCGAAAGACACCCTGGGCAACTTCACCTCTCTGGTGGATGACCTCAAGCGTGAGGGCGTGCAACACATGCTTCTGGTCACCAGCCGCGACCATCTGCCCCGGGCGATGGCGGTGGGGCGGTTGGTGGCTGGCAGTCGGGGCATTCGCCTCACCGCCGTGCCGGTGGCCTGTGCGCCCCGTTGCCTCGAGGAGAGCCTGGGGAAGCAGGTGGGTGATGGTCTGCGCGCCCTCGCCTGGGTGCTCACCGGTCGGGATCTCAAACCCTGGGCGCGGATGTCGTGGGGGAGGTGGCTCAGTGGGGGGACTGGCCCGGCAGACCCTGGCCCAGAAGCCCATGATCGAGCAGGCCCTGATCGAGCAGGCCGTTGA
- a CDS encoding RNA-binding protein, translating to MSVRLYIGNLPQDFDSKALESQLANVGEGIRFKAVLDRETGTSRGFGFANVNDEKVADAVIEQFNGKEFGGQSLRVERSERRDSNAGAAGRRGGRDQGHAPGSARKAVNKVVHSDAKAEEAPDPRWAGELSKLKDLLANQKTAV from the coding sequence ATGAGTGTTCGCCTCTACATCGGCAACCTGCCGCAAGACTTCGACAGCAAAGCCCTGGAGTCTCAGCTCGCCAATGTGGGAGAGGGGATCCGTTTCAAAGCGGTGCTTGACCGAGAGACGGGCACCAGCCGGGGCTTCGGCTTTGCCAATGTTAATGACGAAAAAGTCGCCGATGCTGTGATCGAACAGTTCAACGGCAAGGAGTTCGGTGGCCAGTCTCTGCGGGTGGAGCGGTCCGAGCGCCGCGACAGCAACGCCGGCGCCGCGGGTCGCCGTGGCGGTCGCGATCAGGGCCATGCGCCTGGCTCAGCCCGTAAAGCGGTGAATAAAGTGGTTCATAGCGATGCCAAGGCTGAAGAAGCACCCGATCCGCGCTGGGCGGGTGAACTCTCCAAGCTGAAGGACCTGCTCGCCAATCAGAAAACCGCCGTCTGA
- the fabD gene encoding ACP S-malonyltransferase, producing MSIAWVFPGQGSQKTGMADPVLSLPGAEERFALASRLLGRDLLAICRGEPGSDDPERHGPNDLNDTRNTQPALFVVESLIVDELRRQQREPALVAGHSLGELVALYAAEVFDAATGLELMLRRSELMAAAGGGAMTAVIGFDRDQLLALVAANDAVVIANDNSAAQVVLSGTPEAVQQVSEQLTCKRAIPLAVSGAFHSPFMAEAAEAFASHLEAVTFEDARFPVLSNTDPTPSCDAAVLKQRLRLQMTTGVRWRDTMEAMQAASIDTVVEIGPGNVLSGLAKRSMPGVTLSSLAGAADLGL from the coding sequence ATGTCGATCGCCTGGGTGTTTCCCGGTCAGGGTTCTCAGAAGACCGGGATGGCCGATCCCGTGCTCAGCCTTCCCGGTGCCGAGGAACGCTTCGCCCTCGCCTCGCGCCTGCTCGGACGTGATCTGCTGGCGATCTGTCGGGGCGAGCCCGGCAGTGACGATCCCGAACGGCACGGCCCCAACGACCTCAACGACACCCGCAACACCCAACCGGCCCTGTTCGTGGTCGAATCGCTGATCGTGGACGAACTGCGACGGCAGCAGCGGGAGCCGGCTCTGGTGGCCGGCCACAGCCTGGGGGAACTGGTGGCGCTCTATGCCGCTGAGGTTTTTGATGCCGCCACCGGGCTGGAGCTGATGCTGCGCCGCTCCGAACTGATGGCCGCCGCCGGAGGTGGCGCCATGACCGCCGTGATCGGCTTCGACCGCGATCAACTCCTGGCGCTGGTGGCCGCCAACGACGCTGTGGTGATCGCCAATGACAACAGCGCCGCCCAGGTTGTGCTCTCCGGCACCCCGGAGGCCGTGCAGCAAGTGAGTGAGCAGCTGACCTGCAAACGGGCCATTCCCCTGGCCGTCTCCGGGGCGTTTCACTCACCGTTCATGGCGGAAGCCGCCGAAGCCTTCGCCAGCCACCTCGAGGCTGTCACCTTCGAAGACGCTCGCTTCCCGGTGCTGAGCAACACCGATCCAACCCCCAGCTGCGATGCCGCCGTGCTCAAGCAACGCCTCCGGCTGCAGATGACCACCGGGGTGCGCTGGCGGGACACCATGGAGGCGATGCAAGCCGCCTCGATCGACACCGTGGTGGAGATCGGGCCTGGCAACGTGCTCAGCGGACTGGCGAAGCGCTCCATGCCGGGAGTGACGCTCAGCTCCCTGGCCGGAGCGGCTGATCTGGGGCTCTGA
- a CDS encoding DUF3172 domain-containing protein has product MSRSPYDRPRPTRRSSERRYEESRYGPPPTGGGGPGGLKFNGATAAVLAGVLVIGIGIGSAVTSTTQGDQGNIASSQQLDMAVPDPEFCRQWGASAYVMDVEMYTTMNPVSSFVTQPALQAGCVIRRENWAVLRKEGAITPAQERECKQRMNTFAYIGSIRDKPVVRCVYQTDIRENKFITKGVADDSVGITPEADQF; this is encoded by the coding sequence GTGAGCCGTTCCCCCTACGACCGCCCCCGGCCCACCCGTCGCAGCAGCGAACGCCGCTATGAGGAGAGCCGCTATGGCCCACCGCCAACGGGTGGTGGTGGTCCGGGTGGGCTCAAATTCAACGGGGCCACCGCCGCCGTCCTCGCCGGCGTGCTCGTGATCGGCATCGGCATCGGCAGTGCCGTCACCAGCACCACCCAAGGCGATCAGGGCAACATCGCCAGCAGCCAACAGCTGGACATGGCAGTGCCGGATCCGGAGTTCTGCCGGCAATGGGGTGCCAGTGCCTATGTGATGGATGTGGAGATGTACACGACGATGAACCCGGTGAGCAGCTTCGTGACCCAACCGGCACTGCAGGCCGGTTGCGTGATCCGCCGGGAGAACTGGGCCGTGCTCCGCAAGGAGGGAGCGATCACTCCCGCCCAGGAGCGGGAATGCAAGCAACGGATGAACACCTTCGCTTACATCGGCTCCATCCGCGACAAGCCCGTGGTGCGCTGCGTCTATCAGACCGACATCCGGGAGAACAAGTTCATCACCAAGGGCGTCGCTGACGATTCCGTCGGCATCACCCCGGAAGCGGATCAGTTCTGA
- a CDS encoding CCA tRNA nucleotidyltransferase — translation MPRHAAEPSILEAEPRTWASLLWQRLAPERWPIPLTALPPGAALVGGAIRDGLIGRLRPQPDLDLVVPENALELTARLAQEHGGARVVLDAQRDMARLVLRGWTLDLARQDGADLEADLWRRDFRLNAIALVIDPQPQLLDPTGGLDDLRAGRLAAIAEHNLIDDPLRLLRGVRLLAELPFSLDTATMAMLRRQRALLARAAPERIQAELLRLVAGPQADHALEVLDNLQLLKPWQEREGPPPAALPVRGAGLDQAAAALNPDERDQALPLLRLTACLGDRGLQSLRFSKKQCQRCARLRHWLTRLEQAADDTLAEPERLQLHLELENDLPALILQLPAERRDHWLMRWRDGSDPLFHPRAALDGRTLQRELELPQGPLLGRLLHHLKRERAFGRIHDREDCLAASRTWLKLQCD, via the coding sequence ATGCCTCGCCATGCCGCTGAGCCATCCATTCTGGAGGCGGAGCCCCGCACATGGGCCTCGCTGCTCTGGCAGCGGTTGGCACCGGAGCGCTGGCCGATCCCGCTCACGGCCCTGCCACCGGGCGCGGCCCTCGTAGGAGGAGCGATCCGGGATGGACTGATCGGGCGGCTGCGGCCCCAACCGGATCTCGATCTGGTGGTGCCCGAGAACGCCCTGGAGCTCACTGCCCGGCTAGCCCAAGAACATGGCGGCGCCCGCGTGGTGCTCGATGCCCAACGCGACATGGCCCGCCTGGTGCTGAGGGGCTGGACCCTCGATCTGGCCCGGCAGGACGGGGCCGACCTGGAGGCGGATCTGTGGCGGCGGGATTTCCGGCTCAATGCGATCGCCCTGGTGATCGATCCCCAGCCCCAGTTGCTCGACCCCACTGGGGGCCTCGACGATCTACGCGCCGGGCGCCTCGCCGCCATCGCTGAACACAACCTGATCGACGACCCGCTGAGGCTGCTGCGGGGCGTGCGACTGCTGGCGGAACTGCCCTTCAGCCTCGACACCGCCACCATGGCGATGCTCAGGCGACAGCGCGCCCTGCTGGCCAGGGCGGCACCGGAGCGCATTCAGGCGGAACTGCTGCGGCTGGTGGCAGGCCCCCAGGCCGACCACGCCCTGGAGGTGCTCGACAACCTTCAGTTGCTGAAGCCCTGGCAGGAGCGGGAGGGGCCGCCACCGGCAGCACTGCCGGTGCGGGGTGCTGGCCTGGATCAGGCGGCCGCGGCCCTCAACCCAGACGAACGCGACCAAGCCTTGCCCCTGCTCCGGCTCACCGCCTGCCTGGGTGATCGGGGACTGCAGAGCCTGCGCTTCAGCAAAAAGCAGTGTCAACGCTGTGCCCGGCTGCGTCACTGGCTGACACGCCTGGAGCAAGCGGCGGACGACACGCTTGCGGAACCCGAACGCCTCCAGCTGCATCTGGAGCTGGAGAACGACCTGCCTGCCTTGATTCTGCAACTGCCCGCCGAGAGGCGAGATCACTGGTTGATGCGCTGGCGCGATGGCAGCGATCCTTTATTCCATCCCCGGGCGGCCCTGGATGGACGCACCCTGCAACGCGAACTGGAGCTGCCCCAGGGCCCCCTGCTGGGGCGACTGCTGCATCACCTGAAGCGCGAACGAGCCTTCGGGCGCATCCACGATCGCGAGGACTGCCTTGCCGCAAGCCGGACGTGGCTGAAGCTTCAATGTGATTGA
- the tsaB gene encoding tRNA (adenosine(37)-N6)-threonylcarbamoyltransferase complex dimerization subunit type 1 TsaB, whose translation MTRWLLALHSSTPDLGVAVLDADQPSDTRRHLVLSCGRRLTNDLIPAVQLLLPSAQWSSITRLAVATGPGGFTGTRLTVVMARTLAQQLQVPLDGLSSFALMAPRLARDAAAGVDAFDPEQPFWIVQDLPRRGRVGGCYRCHPAELGAVELAAPRLLAADAQPRPALPMATDVAADVLHLLDLCGQADQQRLPAAWSEVLPLYPTSPVGVV comes from the coding sequence ATGACCCGCTGGCTCCTGGCGCTGCACAGTTCGACCCCCGATCTTGGGGTGGCCGTGCTCGACGCCGACCAACCCTCCGACACGCGGCGTCATCTCGTGCTTTCCTGTGGCCGCCGGTTGACCAATGACCTGATCCCGGCCGTGCAGCTGCTGCTGCCGTCGGCGCAATGGTCGTCGATCACTCGCCTGGCGGTGGCCACAGGGCCGGGCGGGTTCACGGGCACCCGACTGACCGTGGTGATGGCGCGCACCCTGGCGCAGCAGCTGCAGGTTCCCCTCGATGGCTTGAGCAGCTTTGCCCTGATGGCGCCCCGGCTGGCCCGAGACGCTGCGGCCGGCGTCGATGCCTTCGATCCGGAGCAACCGTTCTGGATCGTGCAAGACCTGCCCCGTCGCGGTCGCGTCGGTGGCTGCTATCGCTGCCACCCGGCTGAGCTCGGTGCGGTGGAGCTGGCGGCTCCTCGTCTGCTCGCTGCTGATGCCCAGCCCCGTCCGGCCCTGCCCATGGCAACGGACGTGGCGGCGGATGTGCTGCATCTGCTCGATCTCTGTGGCCAGGCCGATCAGCAGCGGCTCCCGGCCGCCTGGTCGGAGGTGCTCCCCTTATATCCCACGTCGCCGGTGGGTGTGGTGTGA
- a CDS encoding 1-acyl-sn-glycerol-3-phosphate acyltransferase, whose product MALPVPRPGSVAPVLLTPRPSLTYRLVSSLLVFPVFRGLFRGRTVGNENVPMQGPVVVVANHGSHLDPPLLGHALGRPVAFMAKAELFDVPVLGPIIRACGAYPVRRGASDREAIRTATARLEQGWATGVFLDGSRQANGRVNEPMPGAALLAARSGAPLLPVAIVNSHRAWGPGQRRLRTVPILLRIGTPIPAPASRRKPDLEATTRELQQRINGLLDQGLLDHGLLGQGLPGQSPH is encoded by the coding sequence TTGGCACTCCCTGTTCCCAGACCAGGTTCTGTAGCTCCGGTGCTGCTCACGCCGCGGCCGAGCCTCACCTATCGCCTGGTGAGCTCCCTGCTCGTCTTTCCCGTGTTCCGCGGTCTGTTCAGAGGCCGCACCGTGGGGAACGAGAATGTGCCGATGCAGGGTCCTGTTGTGGTGGTGGCCAACCATGGCTCCCATCTGGATCCGCCGCTGCTGGGCCATGCCCTCGGGCGCCCGGTCGCCTTCATGGCCAAAGCGGAACTGTTCGACGTTCCGGTGCTGGGGCCGATCATCCGCGCCTGCGGCGCCTACCCCGTGCGGCGCGGAGCCAGTGATCGCGAAGCGATCCGCACAGCCACGGCCCGCCTTGAGCAGGGATGGGCCACCGGCGTGTTTCTGGACGGCAGCCGCCAAGCGAACGGCCGGGTCAATGAGCCGATGCCAGGCGCTGCCCTGCTCGCCGCCCGCAGCGGCGCCCCCCTCCTTCCCGTGGCGATCGTGAACAGCCACAGAGCCTGGGGCCCTGGCCAGAGGCGCCTGCGCACCGTGCCGATCCTGCTCCGAATCGGCACACCGATCCCAGCTCCGGCCAGTCGCCGCAAACCGGATCTGGAAGCCACCACCCGGGAGCTCCAGCAACGGATCAACGGCCTGCTCGATCAGGGCCTGCTCGATCATGGGCTTCTGGGCCAGGGTCTGCCGGGCCAGTCCCCCCACTGA